The following are from one region of the Bacillus sp. (in: firmicutes) genome:
- a CDS encoding PhoH family protein, with protein MQENVKTINLQLQTLNEALSLFGTEDRNLKMMEEKLQLSIVTRGESVNVSGNPEALQLAEMVLLALLKVIRKGASISERDVVYAIELAQKGIIDEFEELYEQEITKNAKGKSIRVKTLGQRKYVSSIKADDLVFGIGPAGTGKTYIAVVMAVAALKGGRIKRIILTRPAVEAGESLGFLPGDLKEKVDPYLRPLYDALHDVLGTDQVARLIERGTIEIAPLAYMRGRTLDDSFVILDEAQNTTPEQMKMFLTRLGFGSKMVITGDITQVDLPKGVKSGLSIAREILKDISGISFIYLEQSDVVRHPLVQKIISAYEGLK; from the coding sequence ATGCAAGAGAATGTAAAAACGATCAATTTACAATTACAGACTTTAAATGAAGCACTATCTTTATTTGGGACTGAAGATCGGAATTTAAAAATGATGGAAGAAAAGCTTCAGCTTTCAATTGTCACAAGAGGTGAATCTGTGAATGTGTCTGGCAATCCTGAAGCTCTCCAGCTTGCAGAAATGGTTTTGCTTGCTCTGTTGAAGGTCATTAGGAAAGGTGCCAGTATTTCAGAACGTGATGTAGTGTATGCAATTGAATTAGCCCAAAAAGGCATTATAGACGAATTTGAAGAATTATATGAACAAGAAATTACGAAAAATGCGAAAGGCAAATCAATCCGTGTCAAAACATTAGGTCAAAGAAAATATGTTTCATCTATAAAAGCGGATGACTTAGTATTCGGAATTGGTCCTGCTGGTACTGGGAAAACGTATATTGCCGTCGTTATGGCTGTTGCTGCATTAAAAGGGGGCCGCATTAAACGGATTATCTTGACAAGACCTGCGGTCGAAGCGGGTGAGAGTCTTGGCTTTTTACCTGGTGATTTAAAAGAAAAGGTTGATCCTTATTTACGTCCTTTATATGATGCCTTACATGATGTTTTAGGTACAGACCAAGTGGCAAGGTTAATCGAAAGAGGAACAATTGAAATTGCCCCGTTAGCTTATATGCGTGGTCGAACATTAGACGATTCATTCGTTATCTTGGATGAAGCGCAAAATACAACACCAGAACAAATGAAAATGTTTTTAACTAGATTAGGCTTTGGTTCTAAGATGGTCATTACGGGTGACATTACCCAAGTAGATCTTCCAAAAGGAGTGAAATCAGGCTTAAGTATTGCAAGAGAGATATTGAAAGATATTTCAGGAATATCTTTCATTTATTTGGAGCAATCCGATGTTGTTCGCCATCCATTAGTACAAAAAATTATAAGTGCATACGAGGGCCTAAAATAA
- a CDS encoding HD family phosphohydrolase, which translates to MNTFNQLFKQIKNHKFIPVLLFITIAAILYVSMYSNIRPEKVDLRLFSVAKKDILSPITIEDIEATEEKKQEAVLEVDDQYILKADYAENRVEIILAIFDAVSAVKSEKVDDSQNPAIIEESIPLEKKVDLLKEMIPLELQGQLSDKNLETLLTVSPGLLDSAKGTTTTLIKQIMGQPIKVGEEDRQKEIVSEEINKVNLPENIKSVMVAIAQYAIIPNYVYDIKGTEAKRQAAMDKVNPVKIRAGQVLVKEGQVIDREMFKQLALVGLLEEQVNPNIFIGLALFVFLLTSIVAYYVKDVGSKERIMYVLIFALTILLMKGISLFRLEVEIGYIFPAAMATMLIKVLLKEKLAVISSIVFSICGSIIFNVEMLGKFNFSLGVYFLISGIAGIIFISERHYRSKILKAGLYVSVINMVAITGLFMIRNGHVTSLEIGTYLLFAFLSGFISAVLTLGLMPVFEAWFGLLSMIKLIELSSPNHPLLRKILLETPGTYHHSIMVANLSEAACETIGANGFLARVGAYYHDIGKTKRPHFYIENQMNIENPHDTISPQLSKTIITAHPYDGAELLREYKIPKEIIDIAEQHHGTTLLKYFYFKAKEQSDDIIESDFRYPGPKAQSKEAVIVGLADSVEAAVRSLSNPTPQKIENLVRSILTDRLQDGQFDECDITLKELDLAAKSICETLKGVFHSRIEYPDAKQMKKEKKVREA; encoded by the coding sequence ATGAATACATTTAATCAATTGTTTAAACAAATAAAAAATCATAAGTTTATACCAGTGTTATTATTTATAACAATTGCCGCAATTTTATATGTGTCAATGTATTCGAATATTCGCCCAGAAAAAGTAGACCTTCGCCTTTTTTCAGTTGCTAAGAAAGATATCCTCTCCCCGATAACGATAGAGGATATTGAAGCAACCGAGGAAAAAAAGCAAGAAGCTGTTTTAGAAGTAGATGACCAGTATATTTTAAAAGCGGATTATGCAGAAAACCGTGTAGAAATCATTTTGGCTATTTTTGACGCAGTGAGTGCAGTTAAATCTGAGAAAGTTGATGATAGTCAAAATCCAGCCATTATAGAGGAAAGCATTCCACTAGAGAAAAAAGTAGATTTACTTAAGGAAATGATTCCACTAGAACTTCAAGGTCAGCTTTCTGACAAAAACTTAGAAACGTTGCTAACGGTCTCACCAGGACTGTTAGATAGTGCTAAAGGTACAACGACTACGTTGATAAAACAAATCATGGGGCAACCAATAAAGGTCGGCGAAGAGGACAGGCAGAAAGAAATTGTCTCAGAAGAAATCAATAAGGTGAATCTACCGGAAAATATAAAAAGCGTGATGGTCGCAATTGCCCAATATGCGATTATTCCTAATTATGTTTATGACATCAAGGGCACCGAAGCAAAGCGCCAAGCAGCAATGGATAAAGTAAATCCAGTAAAAATTAGAGCAGGTCAAGTTCTCGTAAAAGAAGGACAAGTGATTGACCGCGAGATGTTTAAACAATTAGCGCTTGTTGGTTTGTTAGAAGAACAAGTAAATCCAAACATATTTATTGGTTTGGCCCTTTTTGTATTCCTTTTAACTAGTATCGTAGCTTATTATGTAAAAGATGTCGGCTCAAAAGAACGGATTATGTATGTTTTAATCTTTGCATTAACTATTTTATTAATGAAGGGAATTAGTTTATTCCGGTTAGAAGTAGAAATAGGCTATATTTTTCCGGCAGCGATGGCCACAATGTTAATAAAGGTTCTGCTTAAAGAAAAATTAGCTGTTATTTCAAGTATCGTTTTTTCAATTTGCGGCAGTATTATTTTTAATGTAGAAATGCTCGGGAAATTTAATTTTTCCCTTGGTGTTTATTTTTTAATTAGTGGCATTGCTGGTATCATTTTTATTAGTGAACGCCATTATCGTTCGAAAATTTTAAAAGCAGGACTGTACGTGTCCGTCATTAATATGGTTGCCATTACGGGATTGTTTATGATTAGAAATGGTCATGTAACAAGCTTGGAAATTGGGACGTACTTGTTATTTGCATTTTTATCAGGCTTTATATCAGCTGTATTAACATTAGGATTAATGCCTGTTTTCGAAGCTTGGTTTGGCCTGTTATCAATGATTAAGCTAATCGAGTTATCAAGTCCCAATCATCCGTTATTACGAAAAATTTTACTTGAAACGCCTGGGACGTACCATCATAGCATTATGGTTGCCAACCTTTCCGAAGCAGCCTGTGAGACGATTGGTGCCAACGGTTTTTTAGCAAGAGTAGGGGCTTATTATCATGATATTGGCAAAACAAAGCGTCCCCATTTTTATATCGAAAACCAGATGAATATCGAAAATCCGCACGATACTATATCGCCGCAGTTAAGTAAAACAATTATAACGGCACACCCTTATGACGGGGCAGAACTGTTGCGGGAATATAAAATTCCGAAAGAAATTATTGATATCGCGGAACAGCATCATGGTACAACGCTATTAAAATATTTTTATTTTAAAGCGAAGGAGCAATCAGATGATATAATAGAGTCAGATTTCAGATATCCGGGGCCTAAAGCACAATCAAAAGAGGCTGTCATCGTTGGTCTTGCTGATAGTGTTGAGGCGGCAGTAAGGTCGCTATCAAACCCGACACCACAAAAAATTGAAAATTTAGTACGGAGTATATTAACGGATCGCCTTCAGGATGGTCAGTTTGATGAATGTGATATTACGCTTAAAGAGCTTGATTTGGCAGCAAAATCAATTTGTGAAACATTAAAGGGAGTTTTCCACTCAAGAATCGAGTATCCTGATGCGAAGCAAATGAAGAAAGAGAAGAAGGTGAGAGAAGCATGA
- the ybeY gene encoding rRNA maturation RNase YbeY, translated as MIIDFIDEHHFIEEEEKDEIEKLLIFAAKKEKIDRDAELSITFVDNEEIQEINRIYRGKDQPTDVISFAMEEMGEGEIPIQGDALPTILGDIIISIPKTKEQAEEYNHSLMRELGFLTIHGFLHLLGYDHMEKEDEEIMFSKQKEILDEYGLHR; from the coding sequence ATGATTATAGATTTTATTGATGAACATCATTTTATAGAAGAAGAAGAGAAAGATGAAATTGAAAAATTATTAATATTTGCAGCAAAAAAGGAAAAGATTGACCGAGATGCAGAGCTTTCGATTACGTTTGTTGATAATGAAGAAATTCAAGAAATCAATCGCATTTACCGAGGAAAAGATCAGCCAACCGATGTCATTTCTTTTGCAATGGAAGAAATGGGTGAAGGGGAAATACCGATTCAGGGGGATGCTTTACCAACTATTCTCGGTGACATTATCATTTCTATCCCTAAAACAAAGGAGCAAGCAGAGGAATATAACCATAGTCTCATGAGAGAACTCGGCTTTTTAACAATCCATGGCTTTTTGCATTTGTTAGGTTATGATCATATGGAAAAAGAAGATGAAGAAATCATGTTTAGTAAACAAAAGGAAATTTTAGATGAATATGGCCTCCATCGTTAA
- a CDS encoding diacylglycerol kinase family protein produces MNMASIVKEMKRLLASFSYATQGLLHVIKKERNMQIHLTIACIVLFFAYFFSVSKLEWIVILLCIGIMLSLESLNTAIERTVDLCTEEIKPLAKQAKDVAAGAVFVFAIISVIIGLIIFLKPLLIFLNFV; encoded by the coding sequence ATGAATATGGCCTCCATCGTTAAAGAAATGAAGCGACTCCTAGCAAGTTTTTCGTATGCTACTCAGGGACTATTACACGTTATAAAAAAAGAACGAAATATGCAGATACATTTAACGATTGCATGCATCGTTCTTTTTTTCGCTTACTTTTTCTCTGTATCTAAGCTTGAATGGATTGTTATTCTCCTCTGCATCGGGATTATGCTTAGTCTTGAATCTCTCAACACAGCAATTGAACGAACAGTTGATTTATGCACGGAGGAAATCAAGCCCCTTGCCAAGCAGGCAAAGGATGTGGCAGCGGGAGCTGTTTTTGTTTTTGCGATTATATCTGTTATCATAGGATTAATTATTTTTTTAAAACC